A DNA window from Camelina sativa cultivar DH55 chromosome 17, Cs, whole genome shotgun sequence contains the following coding sequences:
- the LOC104754544 gene encoding basic 7S globulin-like, producing MASIFSVVLLFIFSLSSSSSSAQTSSSFRPKALLLPITKDQSTLQYTTVINQRTPLVPASLVFDLGGRDLWVDCDKGYVSSTYQSPRCNSAVCSRAGSTSCGTCFSPPRPGCSNNTCGAIPDNTVTGTATSGELALDVVSIQSTDGSNPGRVVKIPNLIFVCGSTFLLEGLAKGAVGMAGMGRHNIGLPSQFAAAFSFNRKFAVCLTSGKGVAFFGNGPYVFLPGIEISGLQTTPLLINPVSTASAFSQGEKSSEYFIGVTAIKIVDKTVPISPRLLKINSTGFGGTKISSVDPYTVMESSIYKAFTSEFVRQAAARNITRVASVKPFGACFSTQNVGVTRLGYAVPEIQLVLHSNDVVWRIFGANSMVSVRDDVICLGFVDGGVNARTSVVIGGFQLEDNLVEFDLASNRFGFSSTLLGRRTNCANFNFTSTV from the coding sequence ATGGCGTCCATCTTCTCCGTCGtccttctcttcatcttttcactctcgtcatcatcatcatctgctcaaacatcatcatcattcagaCCCAAAGCTCTCCTTCTCCCAATAACAAAAGACCAATCAACCCTCCAATACACAACCGTCATCAACCAACGCACACCTCTCGTCCCCGCTTCCCTCGTCTTCGACCTCGGCGGTCGTGATCTCTGGGTCGACTGCGACAAAGGCTACGTCTCCTCCACTTACCAATCCCCTCGCTGCAACTCCGCCGTCTGCTCACGCGCTGGCTCCACCAGCTGCGGCACATGCTTCTCCCCTCCCCGACCTGGCTGTAGTAACAACACTTGCGGCGCTATTCCTGATAACACCGTCACCGGAACCGCTACTTCCGGCGAACTTGCTCTTGACGTCGTCTCGATCCAATCCACTGACGGATCCAATCCGGGTCGGGTTGTCAAAATCCCCAATCTAATCTTCGTTTGTGGTTCAACCTTTCTTCTTGAAGGACTCGCTAAAGGAGCCGTTGGTATGGCCGGAATGGGACGTCACAACATCGGCTTACCCTCGCAGTTCGCCGCCGCGTTTAGCTTCAACCGCAAGTTCGCCGTTTGTCTAACTTCCGGTAAAGGAGTCGCCTTCTTCGGAAACGGACCTTACGTTTTCCTTCCCGGAATCGAGATCTCGGGGCTCCAAACGACGCCGCTTCTCATCAATCCGGTGAGCACCGCTTCTGCGTTTTCACAAGGTGAGAAATCCTCAGAGTATTTCATCGGCGTGACGGCGATTAAGATCGTCGATAAAACTGTTCCGATCAGTCCGAGGCTTTTGAAGATTAACAGCACCGGATTCGGAGGAACCAAAATCAGCTCCGTGGATCCTTACACGGTGATGGAGTCATCCATCTATAAAGCTTTTACGTCGGAGTTCGTTAGACAAGCAGCGGCGAGGAACATCACTAGAGTTGCGTCCGTGAAACCGTTCGGCGCGTGTTTCAGCACGCAGAACGTCGGTGTCACGCGCTTGGGATACGCCGTGCCAGAGATCCAGCTTGTGCTTCACAGCAACGACGTCGTGTGGAGGATCTTCGGAGCTAACTCGATGGTGAGTGTCAGAGATGACGTCATCTGTTTGGGTTTCGTTGACGGAGGAGTCAACGCGAGAACCTCTGTGGTGATCGGAGGGTTCCAGTTGGAGGATAATTTGGTCGAGTTTGATTTGGCGAGTAACAGATTTGGGTTTAGTTCTACCTTATTGGGCCGTCGCACTAACTGCGCCAACTTCAATTTCACTTCCactgtttag
- the LOC104754543 gene encoding eukaryotic translation initiation factor 2 subunit gamma isoform X1 has product MSRNKGLAEQDLKKLDVTTLHPLSPEVISRQATINIGTIGHVAHGKSTVVKAISGVQTVRFKNELERNITIKLGYANAKIYKCEDEKCPRPMCYKAYGSGKEDTPNCDVPGFENSKMKLLRHVSFVDCPGHDILMATMLNGAAIMDGALLLIAANETCPQPQTSEHLAAVEIMQLKHIIILQNKIDLIQENVAINQHEAIQKFIMNTVADGAPIVPVSAQLKYNIDVVCEYIVKKIPIPERNFVSPPNMIVIRSFDVNKPGYEVDEIKGGVAGGSILRGVLKVNQLIEIRPGIVTKDERGNSKCTPIYSRIISLYAEQNELQYAVPGGLIGVGTTMDPTLTRADRLVGQVLGEIGSLPDVFVELEVNFFLLRRLLGVRTKGSEKQGKVSKLTKGEILMLNIGSMSTGAKVVGVKNDLAKLQLTAPVCTSKGEKVALSRRVEKHWRLIGWGQIQAGTTIEVPPSPF; this is encoded by the exons ATGTCTAGGAACAAGGGTTTGGCTGAGCAAGATCTTAAAAAATTGGATGTAACTACGCTACATCCTTTGTCTCCTGAAGTCATTTCTCGCCAGGCTACTATAAATATAG GGACCATTGGGCATGTCGCTCATGGAAAGTCCACTGTTGTGAAAGCTATTTCTGGTGTTCAG ACTGTTCGTTTTAAGAATGAATTGGAGCGTAACATTACCATTAAGCTTGGATATGCAAATGCCAAGATCTACAAATGTGAGGATGAGAAATGCCCTAGACCAATGTGCTACAA GGCCTACGGAAGTGGAAAGGAAGACACCCCAAATTGTGATGTCCCCGGATTTGAGAACTCCAAGATGAAACTGTTGAGGCATGTGTCATTCGTGGATTGCCCG GGACACGATATTCTCATGGCAACCATGCTCAATGGAGCAGCCATCATGGATGGTGCACTACTCTTAATCGCTGCAAATGAGACCTGTCCGCAACCACAAACGTCTGAACATCTTGCTGCCGTTGAGATTATGCAACTTAAGCATATCATAATCCTTCAGAACAAGATTGATCTTATTCAAGAGAACGTTGCCATTAATCAGCACGAGGCAATCCAGAAATTCATAATG AACACTGTTGCTGATGGCGCTCCTATCGTCCCCGTCTCAGCACAACTGAAATACAACATTGATGTTGTGTGCGAGTACATTGTCAAGAAGATCCCTATCCCTGAAAGGAATTTTGTGTCACCGCCAAATATGATAGTGATTCGATCGTTTGATGTCAACAAGCCTGGTTATGAGGTTGACGAGATTAAAGGTGGAGTTGCTGGTGGAAGTATCCTCCGG GGTGTTTTGAAAGTCAACCAATTAATCGAAATACGACCTGGTATTGTTACTAAAGACGAGCGTGGCAACTCAAAATGCACTCCAATTTACTCTCGTATAATATCACTCTACGCGGAACAGAATGAGCTTCAGTATGCAGTTCCCGGAGGGCTAATAGGAGTTGGAACAACAATGGACCCAACACTTACTCGTGCTGATCGATTAGTTGGTCAAGTCCTTGGTGAAATCGGTTCACTTCCTGATGTCTTTGTTGAACTCGAG GTGAACTTCTTTCTTCTACGGCGTTTGTTGGGAGTAAGAACAAAGGGATCAGAGAAACAAGGGAAAGTGTCAAAGCTAACAAAAGGAGAGATTCTGATGCTCAACATTGGCTCTATGTCAACTGGAGCCAAAGTTGTTGGAGTTAAAAACGATCTGGCTAAACTGCAACTGACCGCACCGGTTTGTACCAGCAAAGGAGAGAAAGTGGCTCTAAGCCGACGTGTGGAAAAGCATTGGCGTTTGATTGGGTGGGGTCAGATTCAAGCTGGAACCACCATTGAAGTTCCTCCTTCACCTTTCTAA
- the LOC104754543 gene encoding eukaryotic translation initiation factor 2 subunit gamma isoform X2 — MSRNKGLAEQDLKKLDVTTLHPLSPEVISRQATINIGTIGHVAHGKSTVVKAISGVQTVRFKNELERNITIKLGYANAKIYKCEDEKCPRPMCYKAYGSGKEDTPNCDVPGFENSKMKLLRHVSFVDCPGHDILMATMLNGAAIMDGALLLIAANETCPQPQTSEHLAAVEIMQLKHIIILQNKIDLIQENVAINQHEAIQKFIMNTVADGAPIVPVSAQLKYNIDVVCEYIVKKIPIPERNFVSPPNMIVIRSFDVNKPGYEVDEIKGGVAGGSILRGVLKVNQLIEIRPGIVTKDERGNSKCTPIYSRIISLYAEQNELQYAVPGGLIGVGTTMDPTLTRADRLVGQVLGEIGSLPDVFVELEVNFFLLRRLLGVRTKGSEKQGKVSKLTKGEILMLNIGSMSTGAKVVGVKNDLAKLQLTAPVCTSKGEKVALSRRVEKHWRLIGWGQIQAGTTIEVPPSPF; from the exons ATGTCTAGGAACAAGGGTTTGGCTGAGCAAGATCTTAAAAAATTGGATGTAACTACGCTACATCCTTTGTCTCCTGAAGTCATTTCTCGCCAGGCTACTATAAATATAG GGACCATTGGGCATGTCGCTCATGGAAAGTCCACTGTTGTGAAAGCTATTTCTGGTGTTCAG ACTGTTCGTTTTAAGAATGAATTGGAGCGTAACATTACCATTAAGCTTGGATATGCAAATGCCAAGATCTACAAATGTGAGGATGAGAAATGCCCTAGACCAATGTGCTACAA GGCCTACGGAAGTGGAAAGGAAGACACCCCAAATTGTGATGTCCCCGGATTTGAGAACTCCAAGATGAAACTGTTGAGGCATGTGTCATTCGTGGATTGCCCG GGACATGATATTCTCATGGCAACCATGCTCAATGGAGCAGCCATCATGGATGGGGCACTACTCTTAATCGCTGCAAATGAGACCTGTCCGCAACCACAAACGTCTGAACATCTTGCTGCCGTTGAGATTATGCAACTTAAGCATATCATAATCCTTCAGAACAAGATTGATCTTATTCAAGAGAACGTTGCCATTAATCAGCACGAGGCAATCCAGAAATTCATAATG AACACTGTTGCTGATGGCGCTCCTATCGTCCCCGTCTCAGCACAACTGAAATACAACATTGATGTTGTGTGCGAGTACATTGTCAAGAAGATCCCTATCCCTGAAAGGAATTTTGTGTCACCGCCAAATATGATAGTGATTCGATCGTTTGATGTCAACAAGCCTGGTTATGAGGTTGACGAGATTAAAGGTGGAGTTGCTGGTGGAAGTATCCTCCGG GGTGTTTTGAAAGTCAACCAATTAATCGAAATACGACCTGGTATTGTTACTAAAGACGAGCGTGGCAACTCAAAATGCACTCCAATTTACTCTCGTATAATATCACTCTACGCGGAACAGAATGAGCTTCAGTATGCAGTTCCCGGAGGGCTAATAGGAGTTGGAACAACAATGGACCCAACACTTACTCGTGCTGATCGATTAGTTGGTCAAGTCCTTGGTGAAATCGGTTCACTTCCTGATGTCTTTGTTGAACTCGAG GTGAACTTCTTTCTTCTACGGCGTTTGTTGGGAGTAAGAACAAAGGGATCAGAGAAACAAGGGAAAGTGTCAAAGCTAACAAAAGGAGAGATTCTGATGCTCAACATTGGCTCTATGTCAACTGGAGCCAAAGTTGTTGGAGTTAAAAACGATCTGGCTAAACTGCAACTGACCGCACCGGTTTGTACCAGCAAAGGAGAGAAAGTGGCTCTAAGCCGACGTGTGGAAAAGCATTGGCGTTTGATTGGGTGGGGTCAGATTCAAGCTGGAACCACCATTGAAGTTCCTCCTTCACCTTTCTAA